One Bacteroidota bacterium DNA segment encodes these proteins:
- the ccoN gene encoding cytochrome-c oxidase, cbb3-type subunit I: protein MEHAAETDLHKPLAEKFAYDNKIVKMFAYATMLWGVVGMLAGLYAALALVYPSLNLGIAQTSFGRVRPLHTNAVIFAFVGNGIFMGVYYSLQRLCKARMFSDMLSKIHFWGWQLIIVLAAVTLLWGYTTGKEYAELEWPIDILITLIWVVFGWNMFGTIIKRRERHLYVAIWFYIATFVTVAMLHIVNSFELPISLLKSYSWYAGVQDALVQWWYGHNAVAFFLTTPYLGLMYYFIPKVANRPVYSYRLSIIHFWALIFLYIWAGPHHLLYSTLPDWAQSLGVVFSVMLIAPSWGGMINGLLTLRGVWDKVREDVVLKFLVVAVTAYGMATFEGPMLSLKNVNAIAHFTDWIVAHVHVGALGWNGFLTFGILYWLVPKMWGTTLWSKKLAGWHFWLGTLGILFYAIPMYWAGWVQHLMWKQFTPDGRLLYPNFLETVTQLAPMYMMRALGGTLYLAGAVMMVVNLIKTAKSGKFIPEESAEAPALAKNYRLHGNEHWHRAIERRPVQFLILSLVIVGIGGILELVPTFLVKSNVPTISSVKPYTPLELHGRDIYVREGCYVCHSQLIRPFRFETVRYGDYSKAGEFVYDHPFQWGSKRTGPDLAREGVGNNKKSNLWHYNHLADPGYISQGSIMPSYIWLLNDELDTSTTAAKIRAMQTLGVPYAEGYDAKANADVRAQENEIYADLMKDEEKLLPSEGTGPNREVIAVIAYLQRLGRDLEAGKSAEKK, encoded by the coding sequence ATGGAACACGCCGCAGAAACGGATCTTCACAAGCCACTGGCAGAGAAATTTGCCTACGACAACAAGATTGTCAAAATGTTTGCCTACGCTACCATGCTTTGGGGCGTGGTAGGTATGCTGGCCGGGCTTTATGCAGCGCTTGCGCTGGTTTATCCCTCGTTGAATTTAGGAATAGCCCAAACCTCCTTTGGCCGGGTTCGTCCGCTGCACACCAATGCAGTAATTTTTGCATTTGTGGGTAACGGAATTTTTATGGGCGTGTACTACTCGCTTCAGCGTTTGTGCAAAGCCCGCATGTTCAGCGATATGCTGAGCAAAATACATTTCTGGGGCTGGCAGCTCATTATTGTGCTTGCAGCCGTTACACTGCTCTGGGGCTACACCACCGGTAAGGAATATGCCGAACTTGAATGGCCTATTGATATTCTGATTACGCTCATCTGGGTGGTGTTTGGCTGGAACATGTTTGGCACCATCATCAAACGTCGTGAGCGCCATCTGTATGTGGCTATCTGGTTTTACATTGCCACGTTTGTTACAGTGGCCATGCTGCACATTGTAAACTCATTTGAGCTTCCTATTTCACTGCTTAAAAGTTATTCGTGGTATGCCGGTGTGCAGGATGCGCTTGTGCAGTGGTGGTATGGCCACAATGCGGTAGCGTTCTTTCTCACCACGCCTTATCTGGGTCTGATGTATTACTTCATTCCCAAAGTGGCCAACCGTCCGGTTTACTCGTACCGTCTTTCCATTATTCACTTCTGGGCACTTATTTTTCTTTACATCTGGGCCGGTCCGCACCACCTGCTCTACTCTACACTTCCCGACTGGGCACAATCACTTGGTGTAGTTTTTTCAGTAATGCTCATTGCGCCGTCGTGGGGTGGTATGATTAATGGTTTGCTTACGCTGCGCGGTGTGTGGGATAAAGTGCGTGAAGATGTGGTGCTGAAGTTTCTGGTGGTGGCGGTAACGGCTTACGGTATGGCCACATTTGAAGGACCGATGCTTTCGCTGAAAAACGTAAACGCCATTGCCCACTTTACCGACTGGATTGTGGCACACGTACACGTAGGCGCTCTTGGCTGGAATGGTTTCCTCACCTTTGGTATTCTCTACTGGCTTGTTCCGAAAATGTGGGGCACCACGCTGTGGTCGAAAAAGCTGGCCGGCTGGCACTTCTGGCTGGGCACACTGGGCATTCTGTTCTACGCCATCCCGATGTACTGGGCTGGCTGGGTGCAGCACCTGATGTGGAAACAGTTTACGCCCGACGGACGTTTGCTTTACCCCAACTTTCTCGAAACCGTTACGCAGCTGGCGCCTATGTATATGATGCGCGCACTTGGCGGTACACTTTATCTGGCCGGTGCAGTGATGATGGTGGTAAACCTTATTAAGACTGCCAAGTCAGGCAAATTTATTCCCGAAGAAAGTGCCGAAGCTCCTGCGCTTGCCAAAAACTATCGTTTGCATGGCAATGAACACTGGCACCGCGCTATTGAACGCCGTCCGGTACAATTCCTCATACTCAGTCTGGTCATTGTAGGTATTGGCGGTATTCTTGAGCTTGTGCCCACATTCCTTGTAAAATCAAACGTGCCCACCATTTCAAGTGTGAAACCTTACACCCCGCTCGAACTGCATGGACGCGATATCTATGTGCGCGAAGGCTGCTACGTGTGTCACTCACAGCTCATCCGTCCGTTCCGTTTCGAAACCGTGCGTTACGGCGATTATTCGAAAGCCGGTGAGTTTGTGTATGACCATCCGTTCCAGTGGGGCTCAAAACGCACCGGTCCTGATCTGGCGCGTGAAGGTGTGGGCAACAACAAGAAATCGAACCTGTGGCACTACAACCACCTTGCCGATCCGGGATATATCTCGCAGGGTTCCATTATGCCGAGCTATATCTGGCTGCTGAATGATGAACTGGATACAAGCACCACGGCAGCCAAAATCAGAGCCATGCAAACACTTGGCGTGCCATATGCCGAAGGATACGATGCAAAGGCCAACGCCGATGTACGTGCACAGGAGAATGAGATTTATGCAGACCTGATGAAAGACGAGGAAAAGCTGCTGCCCAGCGAAGGCACCGGCCCGAACCGTGAAGTAATTGCTGTAATCGCTTACCTGCAACGGCTCGGCAGGGATCTCGAAGCCGGAAAATCAGCCGAAAAGAAATAA
- the ccoG gene encoding cytochrome c oxidase accessory protein CcoG, giving the protein MDESFRDSIATIDEKGKRVWMFPQQPSGRYYNLRTLFTFFYLVVFFTLPFIYVDGHPLFEFNVIERRFIFFGEIFWPQDFFIFVIGMLTFMVFIIVFTVAFGRIFCGWACPQTVFLEMVFRRIEYWIDGDFNEQKKLRKMSWTSAKIRKRVLKHGIYFLIAFLIANTFLAYIISYKELFRIIGEPLSMHFGGFVAILIFTGVFYGVFAWFREQACLIVCPYGRMQGVLLDKHSVVVAYDYVRGEPRGKFKKNEEKSRGDCVDCFHCVHVCPTGIDIRHGTQLECVNCTACIDACDHVMEKLDKPKGLIRYASESDIREGKRTRITPRKIGYSIVLTLLTGVLVTLLLTRSDMETTVLRAQGQIFQRQPDHRISNLYNLKLVNKTTHDIPVTLKLESHKGEIKLVGDPILLKAESNGEKGFFVILDSININQRKSNVLIGVYNGDKKVKTVKASFIAPASVTKH; this is encoded by the coding sequence ATGGACGAATCGTTCAGGGACAGTATTGCCACCATTGATGAGAAGGGTAAGAGGGTGTGGATGTTTCCGCAGCAACCCTCCGGACGTTACTACAACCTCCGCACACTCTTTACCTTCTTTTATCTGGTTGTATTTTTTACACTTCCGTTTATTTATGTGGACGGACATCCGCTGTTCGAATTCAATGTAATTGAACGGCGGTTCATCTTTTTCGGCGAAATTTTCTGGCCGCAGGATTTCTTCATCTTCGTAATTGGTATGCTCACCTTTATGGTGTTCATAATTGTGTTTACGGTGGCGTTCGGGCGAATATTCTGTGGCTGGGCCTGTCCGCAAACAGTTTTTCTTGAAATGGTTTTCCGCCGCATCGAATACTGGATAGACGGTGATTTCAACGAACAGAAAAAACTGCGCAAGATGTCGTGGACATCCGCAAAAATACGAAAGCGGGTACTCAAGCATGGCATCTATTTTCTGATTGCGTTTCTGATTGCCAATACGTTCCTTGCCTACATCATCAGCTACAAAGAGTTATTCCGGATCATTGGCGAACCTTTGTCGATGCACTTTGGCGGCTTTGTGGCGATACTCATTTTTACAGGTGTGTTTTATGGCGTATTTGCCTGGTTCAGGGAACAGGCCTGTCTAATTGTTTGTCCCTACGGCCGTATGCAGGGCGTATTGCTCGACAAGCATTCGGTGGTGGTGGCCTACGACTATGTGCGAGGCGAGCCGCGCGGAAAGTTTAAGAAGAACGAGGAAAAGTCACGTGGCGACTGTGTAGATTGCTTTCACTGTGTGCATGTATGCCCCACCGGTATTGATATCCGCCACGGTACACAGCTTGAGTGTGTAAACTGCACGGCCTGCATTGATGCCTGCGACCATGTAATGGAAAAGCTCGACAAACCGAAAGGGCTGATCCGTTATGCTTCCGAAAGCGATATCCGCGAAGGCAAACGCACCCGCATCACGCCACGGAAAATTGGTTATTCCATTGTACTTACACTGCTCACCGGTGTGCTGGTTACGCTGCTTCTTACCCGCTCCGACATGGAAACTACGGTGCTTCGCGCACAGGGACAAATTTTCCAGCGCCAGCCTGATCATCGCATCAGCAACCTGTACAACCTGAAATTAGTAAACAAAACCACGCACGATATTCCGGTTACACTGAAACTCGAATCGCACAAAGGCGAAATAAAACTTGTAGGTGATCCGATTCTGCTCAAAGCCGAGTCGAACGGCGAGAAAGGTTTCTTTGTTATTCTCGACAGCATCAATATCAATCAGCGCAAGTCGAATGTGCTTATCGGAGTATATAACGGCGATAAAAAAGTAAAAACCGTGAAAGCCTCGTTCATCGCGCCGGCATCGGTTACGAAGCATTAA
- the ccoS gene encoding cbb3-type cytochrome oxidase assembly protein CcoS: MSVLFVLIGASVLVAGAFLFAFIRSVRTGQYDDQYTPSVRMLFDEPSGIASSTQQSKTNGEAPTAEPNNH, from the coding sequence ATGAGTGTATTATTTGTACTGATAGGAGCGAGTGTGCTGGTGGCCGGAGCGTTTTTGTTTGCCTTTATCCGCAGTGTACGCACCGGACAATACGACGATCAGTACACCCCTTCGGTGCGCATGCTTTTCGATGAACCATCGGGCATTGCATCATCCACCCAACAAAGTAAAACCAACGGAGAGGCCCCCACCGCTGAACCGAACAACCACTGA
- a CDS encoding c-type cytochrome, giving the protein MTTTLTTRRWFIAVSLLFTAVSASAADAVPAAAGTTENVEVSVFSNTLFNTLLTVSILMLLVIIGLAQMLQGAARFHLAKSKNTPPSPNSGEAKHTGSGTVTGIALLASLLLPVLSSAQDAAASAAAETELKVPDFPDSIGGLDIGVFFFMISIILVEVIVAYVLWGAGMKLIVSEEEKARRKTAKAAKAAKAAPAFIETLNASVSIEDEQTIMLDHEYDGIRELDNNLPPWWKYGFYLTIVFSVVYLVHYHVSKTGPLQDEEYTLQVEEGARQLAEYRKTAANLVDETNVTLLTSADSIGTGQKIFVQKCAACHGQKGEGLVGPNFTDNYWLHGGDIKSVFTTVKYGVTNKGMQAWQNDLSASEMQQVSSYILSIAGTNVAGGKAPEGTIYNPKGTPAADSTATPAVDSLKTDSAKTVSKQVK; this is encoded by the coding sequence ATGACCACCACTCTCACCACCCGGCGTTGGTTTATTGCCGTAAGCCTTCTGTTCACAGCGGTATCAGCCAGTGCGGCTGATGCAGTGCCCGCAGCTGCAGGCACAACAGAAAACGTGGAAGTATCTGTTTTCTCAAATACATTGTTTAATACACTGCTCACCGTGAGCATACTGATGCTGCTCGTAATAATTGGTCTTGCGCAGATGCTTCAGGGAGCCGCCCGTTTTCATCTTGCCAAATCTAAAAATACGCCCCCTTCGCCCAACAGCGGCGAAGCTAAACACACAGGCAGCGGGACAGTTACCGGTATTGCCTTGCTTGCCAGCCTGTTGCTGCCTGTGTTATCTTCGGCTCAGGATGCAGCAGCCAGTGCGGCAGCAGAAACAGAACTTAAAGTGCCTGATTTTCCCGACAGCATCGGAGGTTTGGATATCGGCGTGTTCTTCTTCATGATTAGCATTATTCTGGTTGAGGTAATTGTGGCCTACGTGCTCTGGGGTGCCGGCATGAAGCTGATTGTAAGCGAGGAAGAAAAAGCACGCCGCAAAACCGCAAAAGCGGCTAAAGCCGCCAAAGCCGCTCCCGCATTTATCGAAACACTCAATGCTTCTGTTTCTATTGAAGACGAACAAACCATTATGCTCGATCATGAGTACGATGGTATCCGCGAGCTCGACAACAACCTGCCGCCGTGGTGGAAATACGGGTTCTACCTCACCATCGTATTCTCTGTAGTGTACCTTGTTCACTACCACGTAAGTAAAACAGGCCCGCTTCAGGATGAAGAATATACACTTCAGGTAGAAGAAGGTGCCCGCCAGCTTGCCGAGTATCGAAAAACTGCCGCAAATCTGGTGGATGAAACGAATGTAACCCTGCTTACTTCGGCCGACAGTATTGGCACCGGACAAAAGATTTTTGTGCAGAAATGCGCGGCCTGCCACGGCCAGAAAGGCGAAGGTCTTGTGGGGCCAAACTTTACCGATAACTACTGGCTGCATGGCGGCGACATCAAGAGTGTGTTTACAACCGTGAAATACGGTGTAACCAACAAAGGCATGCAGGCCTGGCAAAACGATCTTTCGGCTTCCGAAATGCAACAGGTTAGCAGCTACATTCTGAGTATTGCCGGAACAAACGTAGCCGGAGGCAAAGCCCCGGAAGGCACTATTTACAATCCGAAAGGCACACCGGCAGCTGATTCTACAGCCACGCCTGCTGTCGATTCGCTCAAAACCGATTCCGCGAAAACTGTCAGTAAACAAGTAAAATAA
- a CDS encoding response regulator — protein sequence MKKILLIEDNKDMRENTAEILELAHYQVITAENGKDGVEKAMKENPDLIVCDIMMPVLDGYGVLHLLSKNETTSAIPFIFLSAKAERSELRRGMEMGADDYVTKPFDDIELLNAIESRLQKSERVRRDFSRDISGLNEFVNEAKGFDALRELSASRDVRNCRKKESIYVQDSFPKGIYMVVSGKVKTGMVNEQGKELITGLYKPGDFFGYLALLEDKPYSDTASALEDSEVCLVPKEDFFSLLYRNAEVSRRFIRLLSDNLVEKEEQLLKLAYNSVRKRVAEALVTLCNRYRKENEETFTMNISREDLANLAGTATETTIRTLSDFKEEGLVEVKGGTITVLSYDKLRKMKN from the coding sequence ATGAAAAAAATATTACTGATTGAAGACAATAAGGATATGCGCGAGAATACCGCCGAAATTCTCGAACTCGCGCATTATCAGGTAATCACCGCCGAAAACGGAAAAGACGGCGTGGAGAAAGCCATGAAGGAAAATCCTGACCTTATTGTATGCGATATTATGATGCCCGTGCTCGACGGTTACGGCGTGCTGCATCTGCTTTCGAAAAACGAAACCACCTCGGCTATTCCGTTTATCTTCCTCTCCGCCAAAGCCGAACGCAGTGAACTGCGACGGGGCATGGAAATGGGTGCCGACGATTACGTAACCAAACCGTTTGATGATATTGAACTGCTCAACGCCATTGAAAGCCGCCTGCAGAAATCAGAACGCGTGCGCCGCGATTTCAGCCGCGATATTTCCGGACTCAATGAATTTGTAAACGAAGCCAAAGGCTTTGATGCCCTGCGCGAACTCTCGGCCAGCCGCGATGTGCGCAACTGTCGCAAGAAAGAAAGCATTTACGTGCAGGACAGTTTTCCCAAAGGCATTTACATGGTGGTGAGCGGTAAAGTAAAAACCGGCATGGTAAACGAACAGGGCAAAGAACTCATTACCGGCCTCTACAAACCCGGCGATTTCTTTGGTTACTTAGCTCTGCTCGAAGACAAGCCTTATTCCGACACCGCCTCTGCGCTCGAAGACAGCGAGGTGTGCCTCGTTCCGAAAGAAGATTTCTTCTCGCTGCTGTACCGCAACGCCGAAGTATCGCGCCGTTTCATCCGCCTGCTTTCTGATAATCTGGTAGAGAAGGAAGAACAGCTGCTCAAACTTGCCTACAACTCCGTGCGCAAGCGCGTGGCCGAAGCATTGGTAACCTTGTGCAACCGCTACCGCAAGGAAAACGAAGAAACATTTACCATGAACATCTCGCGCGAGGATCTCGCAAACCTTGCCGGCACCGCCACCGAAACCACCATACGCACCCTCAGCGATTTTAAAGAAGAAGGCCTGGTGGAAGTGAAAGGCGGCACCATTACTGTACTCAGCTACGACAAGCTGCGCAAAATGAAGAACTGA
- a CDS encoding 6-carboxytetrahydropterin synthase, with protein sequence MPTIRVTKSFNFEMAHALPGHDGPCKHIHGHTYFLHVTIAGKPKQEKGAPDNGMVIDFGHLKKIIREHIIDPFDHALVLPEESRAVLAPLLHDPLFTRVHWMNFQPTCELLLVHFMHIIRDKLPAHIQLISLRLNETPTSFAEWFDSDNL encoded by the coding sequence CTGCCAACCATACGCGTTACCAAGAGCTTCAATTTTGAAATGGCGCATGCCCTGCCGGGGCACGACGGGCCGTGCAAGCATATTCACGGACACACGTACTTTCTGCATGTAACCATTGCCGGTAAGCCGAAACAGGAAAAAGGCGCGCCCGACAACGGCATGGTGATCGACTTCGGGCACCTGAAGAAAATTATCCGCGAGCACATTATTGATCCGTTCGACCATGCGCTGGTGCTGCCCGAAGAAAGCCGCGCCGTGCTGGCTCCTCTGCTGCACGATCCGCTTTTTACCCGCGTGCACTGGATGAATTTTCAGCCCACCTGCGAGTTATTGCTGGTGCATTTTATGCACATTATCCGCGATAAGCTGCCCGCGCACATCCAGCTTATCAGTTTGCGACTGAATGAAACGCCTACTTCGTTTGCGGAGTGGTTTGATTCGGATAATTTGTAA
- a CDS encoding heavy metal translocating P-type ATPase metal-binding domain-containing protein produces the protein MEIAETAAATACYHCGEDLKGSTLKLDNRAFCCEGCKTVYEILSQNNMADYYRLNANPGKNGKDAETVREKYAWLDDSQLARELIQFTDGDISTITFQVPAIHCSSCIWLLENLWKLHPGVVRTQVNFLRREAHVTFREKSISLRQLCELLHRIGYPPDLRAGSTTQAAQPHTQRHWFYRLGVAFFCFGNIMLLSFPEYFGVDALAESEYRNFFGYLNFLLSLPVLLYSSSIFFRSAWSGLRSGVVNMDVPIVLGILVMFLRSSWEIFSHTGAGYMDTLASLVFLMLIGRLFQNKTYDRLSFERDYKSYFPMAVTILRHGSETSIPVASIRKGDRLLIRSEELLPADSILMQGQACMDYSFVTGESAPAEKVAGEILYAGGRQKGSAIEVEVIREVSQSYLTRLWNDAAFRKAETHDVTSMAGRISKTFTFVVLAIAAGAALYWFSSDAHRSLNAFTAVLIITCPCALAISSPFTLGNMLRLFGRKRIYLKNTAVVETLAGIDTVIFDKTGTMTQSGDTGVQWEGDELNDEELAAVRALARQSGHPLSQKLYAGTQSGVLPGITSFAEHTGKGVQGVANGLNVKLGAASFAAPGYATQAEAKTAAVYIGINGTLRGRFLFGNRYRNGLTDLVQELRGKYTLGVLSGDNNAEAGYITALFGRDVLVRFNQSPADKLAAVRELQQQGRKVLMIGDGLNDAGALKQSDAGLSISDDINNFSPACDGIVDALVFRHIPALLHSARKGRRILMASFGLSFLYNIVGLWFAVQGNLSPLVAAVLMPVSSVTIILFTTIASRINVLRSLSDAPDATSVEQ, from the coding sequence ATGGAGATTGCTGAAACGGCTGCGGCCACTGCCTGCTATCATTGCGGCGAAGACCTGAAGGGGAGCACCCTGAAACTTGATAACCGCGCTTTTTGCTGCGAAGGCTGCAAAACGGTTTATGAGATTCTCTCGCAAAACAACATGGCCGATTATTACCGGCTCAACGCCAATCCGGGCAAAAACGGGAAGGATGCTGAAACGGTGCGCGAAAAATATGCCTGGCTTGACGATTCTCAACTCGCGCGCGAGCTGATACAGTTTACCGATGGCGATATTTCCACCATTACGTTTCAGGTGCCGGCCATTCATTGCAGTTCGTGCATCTGGCTGCTGGAGAATTTGTGGAAACTGCATCCGGGCGTGGTGCGCACACAGGTAAACTTTCTGCGCCGCGAAGCACACGTTACCTTCCGCGAAAAAAGCATCAGCCTGCGGCAGCTTTGCGAATTGCTGCACCGCATCGGCTATCCGCCCGATTTGCGCGCAGGCAGCACCACACAGGCCGCACAGCCGCATACACAGCGGCATTGGTTTTACCGGCTTGGCGTGGCGTTTTTCTGTTTCGGCAATATCATGCTGCTGAGCTTTCCCGAATATTTCGGCGTGGATGCGCTGGCCGAATCGGAATACCGTAATTTCTTTGGTTACCTCAACTTCCTGCTTTCGCTGCCGGTGCTGCTTTACAGCTCGTCGATCTTTTTCCGCTCGGCATGGAGCGGGCTGCGCAGCGGTGTGGTGAATATGGATGTGCCCATTGTGCTGGGCATACTGGTGATGTTTCTGCGCAGCAGCTGGGAAATTTTCTCGCACACCGGCGCGGGCTACATGGATACGCTGGCCAGCCTTGTGTTTCTGATGCTCATTGGCCGATTGTTTCAAAACAAAACTTACGACCGCCTTTCGTTTGAGCGCGATTACAAATCGTATTTCCCGATGGCCGTAACCATTTTGCGCCACGGCAGCGAAACAAGCATTCCGGTAGCCAGCATCCGCAAAGGCGACCGCCTGCTCATACGCAGCGAAGAACTGCTACCGGCCGACAGCATACTTATGCAGGGACAGGCGTGCATGGATTACAGTTTTGTAACCGGCGAAAGTGCCCCGGCCGAAAAGGTAGCGGGCGAAATATTATATGCAGGCGGCCGGCAAAAAGGCAGCGCCATTGAAGTGGAAGTAATACGCGAAGTGTCGCAAAGCTACCTCACCCGCCTGTGGAACGATGCCGCATTCCGTAAAGCCGAAACGCACGATGTAACTTCGATGGCAGGGCGTATCAGCAAAACATTCACGTTTGTGGTTTTGGCCATTGCAGCCGGTGCCGCACTCTACTGGTTCAGCAGCGATGCACACCGCTCGCTCAATGCGTTTACGGCTGTACTTATTATTACGTGTCCTTGCGCACTGGCCATTTCATCGCCGTTTACGCTTGGCAATATGCTGCGGCTTTTTGGCCGCAAGCGTATTTACCTCAAAAACACCGCCGTGGTGGAAACACTGGCCGGAATTGATACGGTGATTTTCGACAAAACCGGCACCATGACACAAAGCGGCGATACCGGTGTGCAGTGGGAAGGCGATGAATTGAACGACGAAGAACTTGCCGCAGTGCGCGCACTGGCACGGCAGTCGGGCCACCCGCTGAGTCAGAAACTTTATGCGGGCACGCAAAGTGGTGTACTGCCCGGCATTACTTCGTTTGCCGAACACACAGGCAAAGGCGTGCAAGGTGTGGCAAACGGACTTAATGTAAAACTTGGCGCAGCCTCGTTTGCCGCGCCGGGTTATGCCACACAGGCCGAAGCGAAAACGGCGGCTGTATATATAGGTATAAACGGAACACTCCGTGGCCGTTTTCTGTTTGGCAACCGCTACCGCAACGGCCTCACTGATCTGGTGCAGGAACTGCGCGGAAAGTACACACTGGGCGTGCTTTCGGGCGATAACAATGCCGAAGCGGGCTACATTACCGCGCTTTTTGGCCGCGATGTGCTTGTACGTTTCAATCAATCGCCGGCTGATAAACTGGCCGCGGTGCGCGAACTCCAGCAGCAGGGCCGCAAAGTACTCATGATCGGCGACGGACTAAACGATGCCGGTGCGCTCAAGCAGAGCGATGCGGGCCTGAGTATTTCAGACGACATCAACAATTTTTCGCCGGCGTGCGACGGGATTGTGGATGCGCTGGTGTTCAGGCATATTCCCGCGCTGCTGCATTCGGCCCGCAAAGGGCGGCGCATACTCATGGCCAGTTTCGGTCTTTCATTCCTCTACAACATTGTGGGATTATGGTTTGCCGTGCAGGGCAATTTATCGCCGCTGGTGGCTGCCGTGCTTATGCCGGTGAGTTCGGTAACCATCATTCTGTTTACCACAATCGCATCGCGCATAAACGTGCTGCGTTCACTTTCGGATGCGCCCGATGCAACGTCTGTTGAACAATAA
- a CDS encoding PAS domain S-box protein codes for MDSLEGAEALFLHASEGIVVVNQRGIIVRCNPSASQMFGFSQEEMLGNRVEMLVPQKYAGGHAARHDAYTAHPEPRKMGAGRDLYAKRKDGSEFPVEISLSPFSRDGKNYVIAFVVDITLRKEAEDKLLNYSADLERQVRNRTLILEEAIDELQKTKDQLHAALEKERELNELKSRFVSMASHEFRTPLATMLSSLSLVTKYGETNDKDKQAKHVQRIKNSITHLNDILNDLLSVSKLEEGKLSQNPEATTICPFIQDVLTELKPLAGADIKIELQCICPDKIYIDPKLLKHVLFNLVSNAIKYSPAGKSVTVKAAIDNQELVIEISDQGIGIPEEDQKHLFTRFFRGRNASHIPGTGLGLNIVARHVELMQGAVAFTSEENKGTTFTLRFPQ; via the coding sequence ATGGACAGTTTAGAGGGGGCGGAGGCACTTTTTCTTCATGCATCGGAAGGAATTGTGGTGGTCAATCAGCGTGGCATAATTGTGCGCTGCAACCCGAGTGCATCCCAAATGTTTGGCTTCAGCCAGGAAGAAATGCTCGGCAACCGGGTTGAGATGCTTGTGCCGCAGAAATACGCAGGCGGGCACGCGGCCCGGCATGATGCTTATACGGCGCATCCCGAACCACGCAAAATGGGCGCCGGCCGCGATTTATACGCCAAACGGAAAGACGGCTCTGAATTTCCGGTCGAAATCAGCTTGAGCCCGTTCTCGCGCGATGGCAAAAATTATGTGATTGCTTTTGTGGTGGATATTACCCTGCGCAAAGAAGCCGAAGACAAACTCCTCAACTACTCGGCTGATCTTGAGCGGCAGGTGCGCAACCGCACGCTCATTCTCGAAGAAGCCATCGACGAGCTTCAGAAAACAAAAGATCAGCTCCATGCGGCATTGGAAAAAGAACGCGAACTCAACGAACTCAAATCGCGTTTTGTATCCATGGCCTCGCATGAGTTCCGTACGCCCCTCGCTACAATGCTCTCGTCGCTTTCGCTCGTTACCAAATACGGCGAAACCAACGACAAGGATAAACAGGCAAAGCATGTGCAGCGCATCAAAAACTCAATCACACACCTCAACGATATTCTCAACGACCTGCTGTCGGTAAGCAAGCTCGAAGAAGGCAAACTCAGTCAGAATCCCGAAGCTACAACCATTTGCCCCTTCATACAGGACGTGCTTACCGAACTCAAGCCGCTTGCCGGCGCCGATATAAAAATTGAATTGCAATGCATTTGTCCCGACAAAATTTATATCGACCCCAAACTACTCAAGCACGTACTCTTCAACCTTGTTTCAAACGCCATCAAATATTCACCCGCCGGAAAATCGGTTACGGTAAAAGCAGCAATCGATAATCAGGAACTGGTGATTGAAATTTCCGATCAGGGCATTGGCATTCCCGAAGAAGATCAGAAACATTTATTTACCCGTTTCTTCCGCGGCCGCAATGCCTCGCATATTCCCGGCACCGGCCTTGGTTTAAACATTGTTGCCCGTCATGTAGAACTCATGCAGGGAGCGGTGGCATTTACCAGCGAAGAAAATAAAGGAACCACATTCACGCTACGCTTCCCGCAATGA
- a CDS encoding CcoQ/FixQ family Cbb3-type cytochrome c oxidase assembly chaperone, which produces MKFSSYLETITGVGIFPLLSLLMFVLFFTVVAMWAFKAEKKMIDSMKQLPLDNAENTTADNHQSDRV; this is translated from the coding sequence ATGAAATTTTCCAGCTACCTCGAAACGATCACCGGTGTGGGCATATTCCCGCTGCTTTCGCTGCTCATGTTTGTACTGTTTTTTACAGTAGTGGCCATGTGGGCATTCAAAGCCGAAAAGAAAATGATCGATTCAATGAAACAACTTCCGCTGGATAATGCGGAAAATACAACTGCCGATAATCATCAATCAGACCGCGTATGA